In Streptomyces nojiriensis, one genomic interval encodes:
- a CDS encoding ABC transporter substrate-binding protein, whose product MTFSRRVASRSRTFVATAMGACLIAGCGTLPGGSGGSGGTVTVMTFAPEDTKATNMPGMTGMAKAYERYVNAKGGINGHKLRVLTCNEKNTASGAADCARKAVAEKAVAVVGSYSQHGRAFMAPLEAEGIPFIGGYGVSSEEFQSPLSYPVNGGQPVLIAGAGHQLSRACNQVALVRPDTLAADTLPVLLNAGLRANKMADASDIRAAEDSADFGPQAREALAHTSGTGKEKEKEKGCVAAVLGERTETFFDAFRRTDAQRKKPQISSVLGSVSQSLVDRTGGKESPFEGAYLTSWYPVAADPLWEPMRKVVSEFAFGDDSVDPDDSGAQTTWIAYTVLGEMLKHFKEDEPVTGRKVKRALNESQPVSTGGLTPKLSWRYQDMRAVAGFPRIVNGQVTFQIVQAGRLVAQPGEPSLDMTPTLVTAPPMA is encoded by the coding sequence ATGACCTTTTCGCGACGCGTCGCATCCCGCTCCCGCACCTTCGTGGCCACGGCGATGGGTGCGTGTCTCATCGCCGGGTGCGGGACGCTCCCCGGGGGCTCGGGGGGCTCCGGCGGAACCGTCACCGTCATGACCTTCGCCCCGGAAGACACCAAAGCGACCAACATGCCCGGCATGACCGGGATGGCCAAGGCGTACGAGCGCTACGTGAACGCCAAGGGCGGGATCAACGGGCACAAACTGCGCGTACTGACCTGCAACGAGAAGAACACGGCCTCCGGCGCCGCCGACTGCGCCCGCAAGGCCGTCGCCGAGAAGGCCGTCGCCGTCGTCGGCTCCTACAGTCAGCACGGACGCGCCTTCATGGCCCCGCTGGAGGCGGAGGGCATCCCCTTCATCGGCGGCTACGGAGTCTCCTCCGAGGAGTTCCAGTCCCCCCTGTCGTACCCGGTCAACGGCGGCCAGCCCGTCCTCATCGCCGGCGCCGGCCACCAGCTGAGCCGCGCCTGCAACCAGGTCGCCCTGGTCCGCCCGGACACCCTCGCGGCCGACACCCTGCCGGTCCTGCTCAACGCCGGACTGCGGGCCAACAAGATGGCGGACGCCTCCGACATCCGGGCCGCCGAGGACTCCGCCGACTTCGGACCGCAGGCCCGCGAGGCCCTCGCACACACCAGCGGCACCGGCAAGGAGAAGGAGAAGGAGAAGGGCTGCGTGGCCGCCGTCCTCGGCGAGCGCACCGAGACCTTCTTCGACGCCTTCCGCCGGACCGACGCCCAGCGCAAGAAGCCGCAGATCTCCTCCGTGCTGGGCAGCGTCAGCCAGTCCCTGGTGGACCGCACGGGCGGCAAGGAGAGCCCCTTCGAGGGGGCGTACCTGACCAGCTGGTACCCGGTCGCCGCCGATCCCCTCTGGGAACCCATGCGGAAGGTGGTCTCCGAGTTCGCGTTCGGCGACGACAGCGTCGACCCCGACGACAGCGGGGCGCAGACCACCTGGATCGCGTACACCGTGCTCGGCGAGATGCTCAAGCACTTCAAGGAGGACGAGCCCGTCACCGGACGCAAGGTCAAGCGCGCCCTGAACGAGTCGCAGCCGGTCAGCACCGGAGGCCTCACCCCGAAGTTGAGCTGGCGCTACCAGGACATGCGCGCCGTCGCCGGCTTCCCCCGCATCGTCAACGGCCAGGTCACCTTCCAGATCGTGCAGGCCGGGCGGCTCGTGGCGCAGCCCGGCGAGCCGTCCCTGGACATGACCCCGACCCTGGTGACGGCCCCGCCCATGGCCTGA
- a CDS encoding acyl-CoA dehydrogenase, giving the protein MDLTYTEEEQDFRARLRAWLAKALPELPARPSPDDWPGRRAYDLGWQRRLYEAGYAGLHWPVDAGGRGATPTQHLIFLEETERAGAPYVGANFVGLLHAGPTVAAEGTAEQRARWLPPVLRGDEVWCQGFSEPDAGSDLASLRTRAVRDGDDYVISGSKIWTSHAEVADWCELLVRTDPGAPKHRGISWLAMPMDAPGVSVRPLRTLAGSAEFAQVFLDEVRVPVANRVGAENDGWRVTMVTLSFERGTAFVGEVVACRRTLGELARTAKANGRWDDPVLRRRLGRLYGEFGALWRLTQWNVSEAERSAGGVPGIGGSVFKLAYSHARQELYDAAAEVLGARSLSLEQEWTLDRLSSLSYTIAAGTSQIQRNIVAERILGLPKGR; this is encoded by the coding sequence ATGGACCTGACCTACACGGAGGAGGAGCAGGACTTCCGGGCCCGGCTGCGCGCCTGGCTCGCCAAGGCGCTCCCCGAGCTGCCGGCCAGACCGTCCCCCGACGACTGGCCGGGCCGGCGTGCCTACGACCTGGGCTGGCAGCGCCGGCTGTACGAGGCCGGGTACGCGGGCCTGCACTGGCCGGTGGACGCGGGCGGCCGCGGGGCCACCCCGACCCAGCACCTGATCTTCCTGGAGGAGACCGAGCGCGCCGGCGCCCCGTACGTCGGCGCGAACTTCGTCGGGCTGCTGCACGCCGGCCCGACCGTCGCCGCCGAGGGCACGGCGGAGCAGCGGGCGCGCTGGCTGCCGCCCGTACTGCGCGGCGACGAGGTGTGGTGCCAGGGCTTCAGCGAGCCGGACGCGGGATCCGACCTGGCCTCCCTGCGGACGCGGGCCGTGCGCGACGGCGACGACTACGTGATCAGCGGGTCGAAGATCTGGACCTCGCACGCGGAGGTCGCCGACTGGTGCGAGCTGCTGGTGCGCACCGATCCCGGGGCGCCCAAACACCGGGGGATCTCCTGGCTGGCCATGCCGATGGACGCGCCGGGGGTGAGCGTACGGCCGCTGCGCACGCTCGCCGGGTCGGCGGAGTTCGCGCAGGTGTTCCTCGACGAGGTCCGGGTCCCGGTGGCCAACCGGGTCGGCGCGGAGAACGACGGCTGGCGGGTCACCATGGTCACGCTGTCCTTCGAGCGGGGTACCGCCTTCGTCGGCGAGGTCGTCGCCTGCCGCCGGACCCTGGGGGAGCTGGCCCGGACCGCGAAGGCCAACGGCCGGTGGGACGACCCGGTGCTGCGGCGCAGGCTGGGCCGGCTGTACGGGGAGTTCGGCGCGCTGTGGCGGCTCACCCAGTGGAACGTCAGCGAGGCCGAGCGGTCGGCGGGCGGGGTCCCCGGCATCGGCGGTTCCGTCTTCAAGCTCGCCTATTCGCACGCCCGCCAGGAGCTGTACGACGCGGCGGCGGAGGTCCTCGGGGCCCGGTCCCTGTCCCTGGAGCAGGAGTGGACCCTGGACCGGCTCTCGTCCCTCTCGTACACGATCGCGGCGGGTACCTCGCAGATCCAGCGGAACATCGTCGCCGAGCGGATCCTCGGCCTCCCGAAGGGCCGGTGA
- a CDS encoding zf-HC2 domain-containing protein: MNGPPQSPDDGYERPGGRARIPGPRGAADDLDPGHAPRSMPPPPPPAEVPPPPSHAVLKSLLGAWALAACSAEETQAVEDHLTECAPCAEEALRLRDAVGLLHPEESLDLKPLLRSRVLEDCLGKRPARIPVPVWASPYDTETARLDALLQDFGDSEWHTPVRLKWFEEERRRSQRTTVAGVIGHLLTVDGLIASALGLDDPLGPDAPKGGPTVRTEHFWGATPYPVTRQVRDPWREQGHTLVRTVSFAGRGVAELAVDYGGFALPLGDAFLERAFECWVHAWDIAEAVDYPYEPPSGPHLHRMIDLAARLLPGALAQRRRAGLAAPARGLVAAGAPGRTLHLEIEGAGGGGWDIALDSPGAKPSPERTVAEIALDGIEFCQLAAGHISPEEAAVGQHGDREAIRDVLFAAASLSRL; encoded by the coding sequence ATGAACGGCCCTCCCCAGTCGCCCGATGACGGATACGAGCGTCCCGGCGGCCGGGCGCGGATACCCGGTCCGCGCGGGGCCGCGGACGACCTCGACCCGGGGCACGCGCCGCGGTCGATGCCGCCACCGCCGCCGCCGGCCGAGGTGCCGCCTCCGCCCTCGCACGCCGTGCTGAAGTCCCTGCTCGGGGCGTGGGCACTGGCGGCCTGCTCCGCCGAGGAGACCCAGGCGGTGGAGGACCACCTCACCGAGTGCGCGCCCTGCGCGGAGGAGGCGCTGCGGCTGCGCGACGCGGTGGGGCTGCTGCACCCGGAGGAGAGCCTCGACCTGAAACCGCTGCTGCGCTCGCGCGTCCTGGAGGACTGCCTGGGCAAGCGGCCGGCCCGCATTCCGGTGCCGGTGTGGGCGAGTCCGTACGACACCGAGACCGCGCGGCTCGACGCGCTGCTGCAGGACTTCGGGGACTCGGAGTGGCACACCCCGGTGCGGCTCAAGTGGTTCGAGGAGGAGCGGCGCAGGTCGCAGCGGACCACGGTGGCCGGGGTGATCGGCCACCTGCTGACGGTGGACGGGCTGATCGCCTCGGCGCTGGGGCTCGACGACCCGCTGGGTCCGGACGCGCCGAAGGGCGGGCCGACCGTGCGGACGGAGCACTTCTGGGGTGCGACTCCGTACCCGGTCACCCGGCAGGTCCGCGACCCGTGGCGGGAACAGGGCCACACGCTGGTGCGTACGGTCTCCTTCGCCGGCCGGGGAGTCGCCGAGCTGGCGGTGGACTACGGCGGCTTCGCGCTGCCGCTCGGGGACGCGTTCCTGGAACGGGCCTTCGAGTGCTGGGTGCACGCGTGGGACATCGCGGAGGCGGTGGACTACCCGTACGAGCCGCCGTCCGGCCCGCACCTGCACCGGATGATCGACCTGGCGGCGCGGCTCCTGCCGGGCGCGCTGGCGCAGCGCAGACGTGCCGGCCTGGCGGCCCCGGCGCGGGGCCTGGTCGCGGCGGGCGCACCCGGGCGGACCCTGCACCTGGAGATCGAGGGCGCGGGCGGCGGAGGCTGGGACATCGCGCTGGACTCGCCGGGAGCGAAGCCGTCGCCGGAACGCACGGTGGCGGAGATCGCCCTGGACGGCATCGAGTTCTGCCAGCTGGCCGCCGGGCACATCTCCCCGGAGGAGGCGGCGGTGGGCCAGCACGGCGATCGCGAGGCGATCCGCGACGTCCTGTTCGCGGCGGCGTCACTGAGCCGGCTGTAG
- a CDS encoding sigma-70 family RNA polymerase sigma factor, producing the protein MPKDAPPRWDRRMQQRLARGEAAALGELYDRFASLVHSLAHRVLGDEKAADRITREVFGYIWENPDAYDPKQGSMRSWVARITQGQAVARLRQAELGRGSREELEQKVRTANAAARADYIVTSMPAPLRAALELAYFKRRDYRQAAADLQISEDEARRRLRLGLQLLSTANALPQEETTQSGYGTPR; encoded by the coding sequence ATGCCGAAGGACGCACCACCGCGCTGGGACCGCCGCATGCAGCAGCGACTCGCCCGCGGCGAGGCCGCCGCGCTCGGGGAGCTCTACGACCGCTTCGCCTCGCTCGTGCACAGCCTGGCGCACCGGGTGCTGGGCGACGAGAAGGCGGCCGACCGGATCACCCGAGAGGTCTTCGGCTACATCTGGGAGAACCCGGACGCCTACGACCCCAAGCAGGGCTCCATGCGCTCCTGGGTCGCCCGGATCACCCAGGGCCAGGCGGTGGCCCGGCTGCGCCAGGCGGAACTGGGCCGCGGCTCACGCGAGGAGCTGGAGCAGAAGGTGCGCACCGCCAACGCGGCCGCCCGCGCCGACTACATCGTCACCTCGATGCCCGCGCCCCTGCGGGCGGCGCTGGAACTCGCGTACTTCAAGCGGCGCGACTACCGGCAGGCCGCCGCCGACCTGCAGATCAGCGAGGACGAGGCGCGGCGCAGGCTGCGGCTCGGGCTGCAGCTGCTGTCGACCGCCAACGCCCTCCCGCAGGAGGAGACCACCCAGTCCGGATATGGAACGCCTCGATGA
- a CDS encoding ATP-binding protein yields MQVLQVQLEVGADPAEVGRARRWARSRLAGSGIGDDEPLAETLILLISELVTNAVVHTGCPAVLRMLFGGPGVRVEVADASDRAPSRRQACGEDTGGRGLELVDGLADRWGWQREGAGKRIWCEIDRAQKSTSDCASERPSDGPSECHTPPREPRVYL; encoded by the coding sequence GTGCAGGTGCTTCAGGTTCAGCTGGAGGTCGGTGCGGATCCCGCCGAGGTCGGCCGGGCCCGCCGGTGGGCGCGTTCCCGGTTGGCGGGGTCGGGCATAGGGGACGACGAGCCGCTCGCCGAGACGCTGATCCTGCTGATCTCCGAGCTGGTCACGAACGCGGTCGTGCACACGGGCTGTCCGGCCGTGCTGCGGATGCTGTTCGGAGGGCCGGGGGTGCGGGTCGAGGTGGCCGACGCGAGCGACCGGGCGCCGAGCCGCCGCCAGGCGTGCGGGGAGGACACGGGCGGGCGCGGCCTGGAGCTGGTCGACGGACTGGCGGACCGCTGGGGCTGGCAGCGCGAGGGCGCGGGCAAACGGATCTGGTGCGAGATCGACCGCGCACAGAAATCGACCTCGGACTGCGCGTCCGAGCGGCCCTCGGACGGCCCGTCGGAATGTCATACCCCGCCACGGGAACCGCGCGTGTACCTCTAA
- a CDS encoding EF-hand domain-containing protein, whose amino-acid sequence MDSAEYERKIAARFATFDQDGSGYIDREDFSAAAKAVLAEFGTTARSDKGQAVFAGAEAFWQGMAGIADVDGDQRVSREEFITGAAKRLRDNPDRFAEIARPFLRAVIAVADEDGGGATPPNAARVLRVLGTAPELATQVAEALDADRDGRISEDEILAAFAGYCGVEAPDA is encoded by the coding sequence ATGGACAGCGCAGAATACGAGCGCAAGATCGCCGCCCGATTCGCCACCTTCGACCAGGACGGGTCCGGCTATATCGACCGGGAGGACTTCAGCGCGGCCGCGAAGGCCGTCCTGGCCGAATTCGGTACCACCGCCCGGTCGGACAAGGGCCAGGCCGTCTTCGCGGGCGCCGAGGCCTTCTGGCAGGGAATGGCCGGCATCGCGGACGTCGACGGGGACCAGCGGGTGTCCCGCGAGGAGTTCATCACCGGGGCCGCGAAGCGGCTGCGCGACAACCCGGATCGGTTCGCGGAGATCGCGCGGCCGTTCCTGCGGGCCGTGATCGCGGTGGCGGACGAGGACGGCGGCGGCGCGACCCCACCGAACGCGGCCCGGGTCCTGCGCGTCCTGGGCACCGCCCCGGAGCTGGCCACCCAGGTCGCCGAGGCCCTGGACGCGGACCGCGACGGCCGGATCTCGGAGGACGAGATCCTGGCGGCCTTCGCGGGCTACTGCGGTGTGGAAGCCCCCGACGCGTAA
- the purU gene encoding formyltetrahydrofolate deformylase gives MSDPHTEAQAQPQYVLTMSCPDKQGIVHAVSSYLFMTGCNIVDSQQFGDRETGLFFMRVHFEAEPPVTVEKLRASFAAIGDSFKMDWQIHRSEERMRIILMVSKFGHCLNDLLFRTRIGALPVEIAAVVSNHTDFAELVGSYDIPFVHIPVTKDTKAEAEAQLLELVRAENVDLVVLARYMQVLSDKLCTELSGRIINIHHSFLPSFKGAKPYHQAHARGVKLIGATAHYVTANLDEGPIIEQEVERVGHEVTPDQLVAIGRDVECQALARAVKWHSEHRVLLNGARTVVFA, from the coding sequence ATGAGCGACCCGCACACCGAGGCCCAGGCCCAGCCCCAGTACGTCCTGACCATGTCCTGCCCCGACAAGCAGGGCATCGTGCATGCCGTGTCGAGTTACCTCTTCATGACCGGATGCAACATCGTGGACAGCCAGCAGTTCGGAGACCGGGAGACCGGACTCTTCTTCATGCGGGTGCACTTCGAGGCCGAGCCCCCGGTGACGGTCGAGAAGCTGCGCGCCAGCTTCGCCGCGATCGGCGACTCTTTCAAGATGGACTGGCAGATCCACCGCTCCGAGGAGCGCATGCGGATCATCCTTATGGTGTCCAAGTTCGGGCACTGCCTGAACGACCTGCTGTTCCGCACGCGGATCGGCGCCCTGCCGGTCGAGATCGCGGCCGTGGTCTCCAACCACACCGACTTCGCCGAACTGGTCGGCTCCTACGACATCCCGTTCGTGCACATTCCCGTCACCAAGGACACCAAGGCGGAGGCGGAGGCGCAGCTGCTGGAGCTGGTGCGCGCCGAGAACGTCGACCTGGTGGTCCTGGCGCGCTACATGCAGGTGCTGTCCGACAAGCTGTGCACGGAACTGAGCGGGCGGATCATCAACATCCACCACTCGTTCCTGCCGAGCTTCAAGGGCGCGAAGCCGTACCACCAGGCGCACGCGCGAGGTGTGAAGCTGATCGGCGCGACCGCGCACTACGTGACGGCGAACCTCGACGAGGGGCCGATCATCGAGCAGGAGGTCGAGCGGGTGGGCCACGAGGTGACGCCGGACCAGCTGGTGGCGATCGGGCGGGACGTGGAGTGCCAGGCGCTCGCGCGGGCGGTGAAGTGGCACAGCGAACACCGCGTGCTGCTCAACGGCGCCCGGACGGTCGTCTTCGCGTAG
- a CDS encoding AMP-binding protein has protein sequence MTDTATATELSRSRTLWELVSRRAALTPDTTVLIEAAEDPAHDRRLTFGQLRDRSERVAAGLHAMGVRPGTVVAWQLPTRIETVLLSVALARIGAVQTPVIPFYRDREVGFALRESKAEYFAVPGTWRGFDHTAMAARLGARGVFEAHTALPDADPAVLPAPPASGTDVRWIYWTSGTTSGPKGVLHTDRSLIAGGSCLAHALRLRPSDVGSMAFPYAHIGGPDYLVMLLLYGFPAVLFEKFAMPDALDGYRRHGVTVAGGSTAFYSMFLAEQRKAPDIPLIPTLRLLAGGGAPKPPEIYHAVVRELRCQLTHGYGMTEVPMITMGAPDDTPEHLATTEGRPPAGMSIRITAPDGTDLPPDTDGEVRLRGEAVCQGYLNGDDRSDAFDPDGYLITGDLGHLTQDGYLVLTGRSKDVIIRKGENISAKEIEDLLHQLPGITDVAVIGLPDPTRGERVCAVVEQPPGAAPLTLPQLTAYLRTQGLATHKLPEQLELLESLPRNEALRKVLKYKLRERYA, from the coding sequence ATGACGGACACCGCGACCGCGACAGAACTGAGCCGCTCCCGCACCCTGTGGGAACTGGTCTCCCGCCGGGCCGCGCTGACCCCGGACACCACCGTCCTCATCGAGGCCGCCGAGGACCCCGCACACGACCGCCGGCTCACCTTCGGGCAACTGCGCGACCGCTCCGAACGCGTCGCCGCCGGCCTCCACGCCATGGGCGTGCGCCCCGGCACGGTCGTCGCCTGGCAGCTCCCCACCCGCATCGAGACCGTGCTGCTCTCCGTCGCCCTCGCCCGGATCGGCGCCGTCCAGACCCCCGTCATCCCCTTCTACCGGGACCGCGAGGTCGGCTTCGCCCTCCGCGAGTCCAAGGCCGAGTACTTCGCCGTCCCCGGCACCTGGCGCGGCTTCGACCACACCGCCATGGCCGCCCGCCTCGGCGCGCGCGGCGTCTTCGAGGCCCACACGGCACTCCCCGACGCCGACCCGGCCGTACTCCCCGCGCCGCCCGCCTCCGGCACCGACGTCCGCTGGATCTACTGGACCTCCGGCACCACCTCCGGCCCCAAGGGCGTCCTGCACACCGACCGCTCCCTGATCGCGGGCGGCTCCTGCCTCGCGCACGCCCTGCGCCTGCGCCCGTCCGACGTCGGCTCCATGGCCTTCCCGTACGCGCACATAGGCGGCCCGGACTACCTGGTGATGCTCCTCCTGTACGGCTTCCCCGCCGTGCTCTTCGAGAAGTTCGCGATGCCGGACGCGCTGGACGGCTACCGCCGCCACGGGGTCACCGTGGCCGGCGGCTCCACCGCCTTCTACTCGATGTTCCTGGCCGAGCAGCGCAAGGCCCCGGACATCCCCCTCATCCCCACCCTGCGCCTCCTGGCGGGCGGCGGAGCCCCCAAGCCGCCGGAGATCTACCACGCGGTCGTACGGGAGCTGCGCTGCCAGCTGACCCACGGCTACGGCATGACCGAGGTCCCGATGATCACCATGGGCGCCCCGGACGACACCCCCGAGCACCTCGCCACCACCGAGGGCCGCCCCCCGGCGGGCATGTCCATCCGCATCACCGCCCCGGACGGCACCGACCTGCCGCCGGACACCGACGGGGAGGTCCGCCTCCGGGGCGAGGCCGTCTGCCAGGGCTACCTGAACGGCGACGACCGGTCCGACGCCTTCGACCCCGACGGCTACCTGATCACGGGCGACCTCGGCCACCTGACCCAGGACGGCTACCTGGTCCTCACCGGCCGGAGCAAGGACGTCATCATCCGCAAGGGCGAGAACATCTCGGCGAAGGAGATCGAGGACCTCCTCCACCAGCTCCCGGGCATCACGGACGTGGCGGTGATCGGCCTCCCGGACCCGACCCGCGGCGAACGCGTCTGCGCGGTGGTGGAACAACCCCCGGGAGCGGCCCCCCTGACCCTCCCCCAGCTGACCGCCTACCTCCGCACCCAGGGCCTGGCCACCCACAAACTCCCGGAACAACTGGAACTCCTGGAGTCCCTCCCCCGCAACGAGGCCTTGCGCAAGGTCCTGAAGTACAAGCTCAGGGAGCGGTACGCGTGA
- a CDS encoding amidohydrolase family protein yields MELPRIISVDDHVIEPAHLFDVWLPAKYRDRGPKALTAGIGELAYTGGKYVITMDPDGPPTDWWIYEDLKFPYKRNIAAVGFDRDDMTLEGITREEMRRGCWDPAARLADMDLNHVEASLCFPTFPRFCGQTFAEAQDKEVALACVRAYNDWMVEEWCGDSGGRLIPLCIIPLWDIDLAVAEIRRNAARGVRAVTFSEIPTYLGLPSIHSGYWDPFFAVCQETGTVVNMHIGSSSQMPAASPDAPPAVQASLSFNNAMASMMDFLFSGVLVKFPTLKLAYSEGQMGWIPYALERADDVWREHRAWGGVRDLIPEPPSTYYYRQMFCCFFRDKHGIASLDVVGRDNATFETDYPHVDSTFPHTKEVALDHVKGLDDETVYKLMRGNAIRMLGLDLDRSRR; encoded by the coding sequence ATGGAACTGCCTCGGATCATCAGCGTCGACGACCACGTGATCGAGCCCGCGCACCTGTTCGACGTCTGGCTGCCCGCCAAGTACCGCGACCGCGGCCCCAAGGCGCTCACCGCCGGCATCGGCGAACTCGCCTACACCGGCGGCAAGTACGTCATCACCATGGACCCCGACGGCCCGCCGACCGACTGGTGGATCTACGAGGACCTGAAGTTCCCGTACAAGCGCAACATCGCCGCCGTCGGCTTCGACCGCGACGACATGACCCTGGAGGGCATCACCCGCGAGGAGATGCGCCGCGGCTGCTGGGACCCCGCGGCGCGCCTCGCCGACATGGACCTCAACCACGTCGAGGCCTCGCTGTGCTTCCCGACCTTCCCGCGCTTCTGCGGGCAGACCTTCGCCGAGGCGCAGGACAAGGAGGTCGCCCTCGCCTGCGTGCGCGCCTACAACGACTGGATGGTCGAGGAGTGGTGCGGCGACAGCGGCGGCCGGCTCATCCCGCTGTGCATCATCCCGCTCTGGGACATCGACCTCGCCGTCGCCGAGATCCGGCGCAACGCGGCCCGCGGCGTGAGGGCCGTGACCTTCTCCGAGATCCCCACCTACCTCGGGCTCCCCTCCATCCACTCCGGCTACTGGGACCCCTTCTTCGCCGTCTGCCAGGAGACCGGCACGGTGGTCAACATGCACATCGGGTCCAGCTCCCAGATGCCCGCCGCCTCCCCCGACGCACCCCCCGCCGTCCAGGCCTCGCTCAGCTTCAACAACGCGATGGCCTCGATGATGGACTTCCTCTTCAGCGGCGTCCTGGTGAAGTTCCCGACGCTCAAGCTCGCCTACAGCGAGGGCCAGATGGGCTGGATCCCCTACGCCCTGGAACGGGCCGACGACGTCTGGCGGGAGCACCGGGCCTGGGGCGGGGTCCGCGACCTGATCCCCGAGCCGCCGTCCACGTACTACTACCGGCAGATGTTCTGCTGCTTCTTCCGCGACAAGCACGGAATCGCCTCCCTCGACGTCGTCGGCCGCGACAACGCGACCTTCGAGACCGACTACCCGCACGTGGACTCGACCTTCCCGCACACCAAGGAGGTCGCCCTCGACCACGTGAAGGGCCTGGACGACGAGACGGTCTACAAGCTGATGCGCGGCAACGCCATCCGCATGCTCGGCCTCGACCTGGACAGGAGCCGCCGCTGA
- a CDS encoding SCO4402 family protein → MGGMPLNDMPWWRWRSNVRSALHMLSDPVFHEDTWLTGDEAYGDITDAVYRLVEDTWLDSWSAEKYVGTIFRDSQEAAVVDLAVLRVLRILHQVGPDAPVSAYLEHHAWPEAVRAAREAHVRLAEADGDDPDVRPTSLDVLKILTRAV, encoded by the coding sequence ATGGGCGGCATGCCCCTCAACGACATGCCGTGGTGGCGCTGGCGCAGCAACGTGCGCTCGGCGCTGCACATGCTTTCCGATCCGGTCTTCCACGAGGACACCTGGCTGACCGGCGACGAGGCGTACGGCGACATCACCGACGCCGTGTACCGGCTCGTCGAGGACACCTGGCTCGACAGCTGGTCCGCCGAGAAGTACGTCGGCACGATCTTCCGCGACTCGCAGGAGGCGGCCGTCGTCGACCTCGCCGTGCTGCGGGTGCTCCGCATCCTCCACCAGGTCGGGCCCGACGCCCCCGTCTCCGCCTACCTGGAGCACCACGCGTGGCCCGAGGCGGTACGTGCCGCGCGCGAGGCGCACGTACGGCTGGCGGAAGCCGACGGGGACGACCCGGACGTGCGACCGACATCGCTCGATGTGTTGAAGATCCTCACCCGCGCGGTGTGA
- a CDS encoding acyl-CoA dehydrogenase family protein, protein MDFQPTEDQDDLRAGVRDLLAGRYGREALRASVDTGTTVDRALWRELGAAGFFALRLPESEGGVGLGLPEAVLVFEEAGRALVPGPLVATHLAAGVVPGAAAGTAVVSAFDLGGPLVAHLGEADAVLGASGVPAGEPVRSVDPLTPLHRVAVSGDVSAYREEGALLTAALQLGSALRTVELAVRYAGEREQFGQPIGAFQAVKHLCARMLVRAEVARTAVYAAAVTGDAGEVAAAKLLADEAAVRGARDCLQVHGGMGFTWEADVHLHLKRAWVRAEQWRTAAQAEELLAQELLGAAEGAVPVG, encoded by the coding sequence GTGGACTTCCAGCCGACCGAGGACCAGGACGACCTGCGGGCGGGCGTACGGGACCTGCTGGCGGGCCGGTACGGACGCGAGGCGCTGCGGGCGTCGGTGGACACGGGCACGACCGTGGACCGCGCGCTGTGGCGGGAGCTGGGTGCGGCGGGCTTCTTCGCGCTGCGCCTGCCGGAATCCGAGGGCGGTGTGGGCCTGGGGCTGCCCGAGGCGGTGCTGGTCTTCGAGGAGGCCGGGCGGGCGCTGGTGCCGGGGCCGCTGGTGGCCACGCACCTGGCCGCCGGGGTGGTCCCGGGGGCGGCGGCGGGGACGGCGGTGGTGAGCGCCTTCGACCTGGGCGGGCCGCTGGTGGCCCACCTCGGGGAGGCGGACGCGGTGCTGGGGGCGTCGGGGGTGCCGGCGGGCGAGCCGGTGCGTTCGGTGGACCCGCTGACCCCGTTGCACCGGGTGGCGGTGTCGGGCGACGTCTCGGCGTACCGGGAGGAGGGGGCGCTGCTGACGGCCGCGCTGCAGCTCGGGAGCGCGCTGCGGACGGTGGAGCTGGCGGTGCGGTACGCGGGCGAGCGCGAGCAGTTCGGGCAGCCGATCGGGGCGTTCCAGGCGGTCAAGCACCTGTGCGCGCGGATGCTGGTGCGGGCGGAGGTGGCCCGTACGGCGGTCTACGCGGCGGCGGTGACGGGGGACGCGGGTGAGGTGGCCGCGGCCAAGCTCCTCGCGGACGAGGCGGCCGTGCGGGGCGCCCGGGACTGCCTGCAGGTGCACGGCGGGATGGGGTTCACCTGGGAGGCGGACGTGCACCTGCACCTGAAGCGGGCCTGGGTGCGGGCCGAGCAGTGGCGCACGGCGGCGCAGGCGGAGGAGCTGCTGGCGCAGGAGCTGCTGGGCGCGGCGGAGGGGGCCGTACCGGTGGGGTAG